One stretch of Streptomyces sp. NBC_01363 DNA includes these proteins:
- a CDS encoding DUF2786 domain-containing protein yields the protein MEPVIDQAFAAALYSDGDAGLDTGASLLAADPKADAELFRRGEEFVRRAWERGWQPADVVRLVRRELDETAACLAAGLIASETARYERLPPRWRSQLDGLPAAPPRNRPDRFSYASAVLGLYRLLLRLPAIEPVGPPPGAPAHGLRLPPAHDEPRMLTRIRALLAKAEATGFPEEAEALTTKAQELMARHSIDEALLAARTHSKEAPGACRIGVDAPYETAKAILLDAVAAANRCRAVWNSDLGFSTVVGFEPDLDAVELLYTSLLVQGTVAMTKAEAGQRAGGRKRTKTFRQSFLMAYAQRLGSRLAADTARVTAAAEAGTESGAGAGSAGSGAPHLLPVLAARDMAVTDTAERMFPETTTTRVRGATDLDGWTHGRAAADRARMGGNGPELRGGRGNR from the coding sequence GCGGAACTGTTCCGGCGTGGCGAGGAGTTCGTCCGCCGGGCCTGGGAGCGCGGCTGGCAGCCCGCCGACGTCGTACGCCTCGTCCGCCGCGAGCTCGACGAGACCGCGGCCTGCCTCGCCGCCGGGCTGATCGCCTCGGAGACCGCGCGGTACGAGCGGCTTCCGCCCCGCTGGCGGTCCCAGCTCGACGGGCTCCCCGCCGCACCGCCCCGGAACCGGCCGGACCGCTTCTCCTACGCCTCCGCCGTCCTCGGCCTGTACCGGCTGCTGCTCCGGCTCCCCGCCATCGAACCGGTCGGGCCCCCGCCGGGCGCCCCCGCGCACGGGCTCCGGCTGCCGCCCGCGCACGACGAGCCCCGGATGCTGACCCGGATCCGCGCCCTGCTCGCCAAGGCGGAGGCGACCGGCTTCCCCGAGGAGGCGGAGGCCCTCACCACCAAGGCGCAGGAGCTGATGGCCCGGCACTCCATCGACGAGGCCCTGCTCGCCGCCCGTACCCACAGCAAGGAGGCGCCGGGGGCGTGCCGGATCGGGGTCGACGCGCCGTACGAGACGGCGAAGGCGATCCTGCTCGACGCGGTCGCCGCCGCGAACCGCTGTCGTGCGGTGTGGAACAGCGACCTCGGCTTCTCCACGGTGGTCGGCTTCGAGCCGGACCTGGACGCCGTGGAGCTGCTGTACACCTCCCTGCTGGTCCAGGGCACGGTGGCGATGACGAAGGCGGAGGCGGGCCAGCGGGCCGGCGGACGCAAGCGGACCAAGACGTTCCGGCAGTCGTTCCTGATGGCGTACGCCCAGCGGCTGGGCAGCCGGCTCGCCGCCGACACCGCCCGAGTCACCGCGGCCGCCGAGGCCGGGACGGAGAGCGGTGCCGGGGCCGGATCGGCCGGGTCCGGCGCCCCTCATCTGCTCCCGGTCCTCGCCGCCCGCGACATGGCCGTCACGGATACCGCCGAGCGGATGTTCCCCGAGACCACGACCACCCGGGTCCGGGGCGCCACGGACCTGGACGGCTGGACCCATGGAAGGGCCGCGGCGGACCGGGCGCGGATGGGCGGGAACGGTCCGGAGCTCCGCGGCGGACGCGGGAATCGCTGA